The following DNA comes from Theropithecus gelada isolate Dixy chromosome 7a, Tgel_1.0, whole genome shotgun sequence.
TTCCCATATCCTGGTGGTCCTGCTGACATAATAGCTGCTAGGTAAAATCTAAGCAAACTGAAGAATTCAGTTTATTTATTAAGATTGTTTTTCTGAAGTGGCATAATCTCTAGCTATGGTAATAGGCTCCTACTACCCTTCTCACCAGCATGAATTTGAtcttcaaatgaaattttaaaaattagaacccTTCACTCATGCATCCCTAATACTTCTGAGGCACAGGTACACATGCATGTCTATTAAGAGCCCCTGAGAGCTAATAAGGGAAGGAAACACCTTGCAGAGAAGCAGACTTACTGATTTGTAACAGCATTTTGCAATCACTCAGGATCTCCTAAgacaaaacattttcttcctaTCCCAGTTTTgactcattttcatattttctgtccATAGTGATTCCCAGGACCTCCTGTGGTTCCCTGAGAATGCATCCCTAGAAGAATGGGGCATCCTCCATATAGGTGAACAGCAGGGACCGTACCTAACTAAAGAGGAACATACAATAAATATGACAATTCTGACTGAATTGAGGcaaacatactttatttttactaatttattaGTAAGTTTATTCTTCACTcataaaaagaacatatttttggttttgaaatcatgacataaaataaaaagggaaataactgaaaattatCAGCTAAAAGTAGGTAGATGCAGCTCATGCTGAATCATCAGCAAATACTACGTGCTTTGGGCTGTAGCAGGGCACCAATCAAAGCAAGAACCAAGGATGCAGTGCCACGCCAGCTCTGAAAACTGCTTAGCTCCCAGAGGTTGTTTGGTCATCACATACAGGAAATtaatccttcctttctcctttccttcttaaCTTTTAGCTATGAGAACAGTGGGCAATAATGCTTTAATACTAGTCTTTCTAGTTTATAGGATAGTGTTGTTGTTTTAACATGTATAACCTGCATATTTTcaaccttcaaaaaataaaactgccaaaaTCAACTGTAACTAAAGGCCATCTTTATTTTTGGTCTGTTATCTGCTGTAGGCAGAGCTTCATATAGGAATTTTTATTGCGAATTTCTATAACTGCATCCCTAACAAGCTCAATGAACATCTGTGGCCAAAGCTTCTGCAAAGCCTCATTTTTCATGTTGATTTCTGTGGCTTCCTTCACAAGGTCTTCTATATATGTTTtacagaatttcttcttttcctttatttcctgtttaaaaaaaagaaagttttgcaTTAAATCATAACTAATCCAAAAGTCAAAGCAACAATTAGCGGAaccacaaaaaatggaaat
Coding sequences within:
- the LOC112627503 gene encoding leucine-rich repeat-containing protein 49-like, with translation MELLTICVIYKWKKQFRYLLESKGKKPGIINEENNDSKRLVGENTNRATLNYTTRDFYNEKLEEIKEKKKFCKTYIEDLVKEATEINMKNEALQKLWPQMFIELVRDAVIEIRNKNSYMKLCLQQITDQK